From the genome of Maridesulfovibrio bastinii DSM 16055:
TAGAGATATATGAACCAAAGGAGTGTAGCTACAGTTCTAGGAGGCTTTAATGACCTGTTATATGAAATCCGGTGTTTACATTGGAAGGAAGATAATAAGAATTTTAAGATCACCTCTAACCAAAGAGATCATTCTTAGGTCTATTTCTATCATTATAAAACATAGATTATAGGAAATGTATCTTAAGAAGAGAGTGCTGGGTTCCGGTGCTCTCTTTTTGTTTATTCTTTTGAACGGCAAGATCGTTAATCTGCACTTTTGTCATTTTCACAGACTTAACAGAGATATTGTAACATACCGATTTAAATGTACGTTTTTATCTAAAATCGTACATTACTTCCTTTCCTTTCAAAAAATTAAGAACTTAAACGAGTTACCACTGGGGCTGGATATTCAGTTTCAGTCGTGCCGTTTTGAATGCATGGTTTTATCCTTTCCAAAGTAAATTCAAACATTCAGGAGGTTTTTATGAAGGTAGAACCGTTTACGAATTTAAAGGACATTCGGAACGTAAAGAGGTTGTTGCGAACTAAGCCAAGAGATTTGTTGCTCTGGGTTATGGGGATCAATTCAGGCTTGCGAGTACAAGACCTACTTTCCCTTCGTATAGAGGATTTGAAGGATAAAAAAGTTGGGGATCGTATCGCAGTAAGGGAGAAGAAAACAAACAAGGAAAACGTGATCGTCATTAATAAGGAGATAGCTTCCTGCTTCAAGTTCTATATGGATAAGTTTGAACCTGACGATAACCATTTTCTCTTCCGTAGCAGAAAGGGCATTAATTACCCGATTACGACCTACCGGGTAACGGGTTTGGTCAAAGAATGGGCATCATCACTGAACATACAAGGTAACTATGGAGCACATAGTTTAAGAAAAACATTCTGTTACGTACAACGTGTTCATTATGGAACTCCTTGGGAAGTGCTATGTCAAAGGCTTCGACATTCCTCTCCTTCGATAACTCGAAGATACCTTGGAATTCAAAATGAAGAGGTAGAAGAGATTCTTTTGAACACCATTTAGATAAGAAAGTATCTGTTCTTAACTGACTTTTAGAAGGGGCCTCCAGCAGGTCCCTAAATTTTTTTTAAAGTCAACCTATTTTTGATGATGCAAAAGTGTTTGAGGGTGTTGCAGTGTTGATGGATAAAATAGAAAATCCTCCTAACATAGAGGGATATAAAGATTTTTCTTGAGTTGGTATTGCCTCAGAATTTGTCTGAGCGTATTTTAAGGGCATGTCTCTGACGGAAAAATTAGGCGTACCTCTGACGCCAGATGAAGCTGGCAAAATACTCGGCGTAAGCGGAAATTCCATGCGCAAACATTACAGGCGATGGGGTGGCGTTGAAGTTGTTCCGGGAAACATACGGTTTTTTGAAAACATATTGGAGGAAAAGATCAATGCCAACATTAGACAAACGGCAGAAGTCGGGTCCTCGTGTGAAGGCGGTAAAACAATACAAGGGCGAAAGAGTCGAGAAGTTGTTTCCAGACGCAAGTCCCAAAAGTTGGCGTGCAGCCAGACGTTGGGAGGACGAAAAGGAGAAAGAATTGATGAAGAAATTCTCGATGAACATGGTCTTCTCTGCTAGGCCCACGTTGTTTTCTTCGCTCACCAAGTACTTGACCCACTGTAAGTCGCAGTATTCTGAAAAAACATACAAAGAGAAAACTTCTCATGCGAAGTTGGCGATTAAGCACTTCGGTAAAGACCGAACATTGGAAACTATAACACCGTCAGATGCCGCAGCATTCTTCGACAAGCTATTTAAGAAGCAGTCCGGTTACGCGGTAAACAAGGTCCGCAAGAACCTGAACGCATTTTGGAAGTGGGCTAGTGTTTTTGTTGAAGGTTTTCCTCAGATTTTGAATCCGATTGATGCGGTACCGAAGAAACCTGAGGAACGAAAAGAAAGATACGTTCCGCCAAAGGATGATTTTGAGAAAGTTTTGAAAGTAGTCGAAGGCCAAGATTATGTACTGCTCAAGACCTTTTATTTTACCGGAGCTAGGCGTGGTGCAATATATGGTTTGAAGTGGTCAGATATCCTTTTTGACCAGCAACGCATTCGTCTTTGGACCATGAAGCGTAAAAACGGAAACAAAGAATATGCGCTAGTGCCGTTGCTTTCTGAACTGAAGGAGCTGCTGCTTGATTGGAAGTCCCGGCAACCAATTAGGTCAGAATATGTGTTTGTAAACTATGCCCCCCAATCAAGTACGTATGGCGGGCCATATGTAGATAGGATCAGGTTTATGCATAAAGTCTGTGAAAAAGCAGGAGTTACATTCTTCGGGTATCACAGCATTCGTCATCTTACCGCAACGATGCTTTACCATGCCGGACATCCGATTTCAGTCATTCAACGCATTCTTATGCACAAGAACCCAAACACCACAGTTCGCTATCTTCGTGACCTTGGCTTGGATCGTGCCTTTGATGCGATTGATGGAACCATTTAACATAGGAGAAGACTATTATGGATTTTGTCTCTACTAGTAAGCCTACGGCTCCGAACATCAAATATGTAGATGTTGAGTTTCGTGGAACCGAGAAGCAGTTCAAGCAGCGGATCAAAATGACAAAGATTAAAGGAAAGTTGACAAATGAAGGAAGCCTTTATCGCTTTACTCATCGTAAAGGCATTTATTTTGAGTGGGATTCAGGTACCAAGTATGGCTGTTTCCATGGAGATTGGAATGAAGAGATGAAATATAATATTATCGTGAATCTGGGGAGGTCGCTTGCCTTTCATTATGCCTAGATTGGATTTGAAATATTGGTAAGCATGTTTGGGCTGGAGCGAAAGTTCCAGCCCTTTCTTTTTGTTCAGCTCTTGGCAATTTATAAGCTAAAGAGTATGACGATTCTAATAAAAGGTGAATCTAGTAATGAACATACCGAAATACCATGAAATGTTGATCCCCGCAGTTAAGGTCATTGCTGATCTTGGCGGGTCGGGAACTATCCAAGAAATAGCTGAAGGTGTTATCAAGCTTCTTGAGCTTCCTGAAGAAGTTACCTCTCATCCACATAATCCAGAAAAGTCGAGCCAGACAGAAGTAGAGTACAGGCTGGCGTGGGCCAGAACTTACCTGAAGAAGTACGGATTAATAGACAATTCTGAACGCGGTGTCTGGGCCTTTACGGATAAGTACCAGCGCGGGATGAAATTGGACCCTGAAGAAATTGTGCAGGCTGTCCGGGGTCAGGGTAAGAACTCCAAGAAAAAAGCTATGGACGATGCTCCAGAGGCTCTCCCTGATGACATGGGCTGGCGTGAAACACTACACCAGACCGTTTTGTCACTCGACCCAAGCGCATTTGAAAGGCTAACCAAACGTATACTGCGGGAGGTCGGTTTTGTGCAGGTTGAAGTAACAGGACAGTCCGGTGACGGTGGCATAGACGGCAAAGGGATCGTGAAGATTCAGGAAGTCTTGAGCTACCATGTAGTGTTTCAATGCAAGAGATATAAAGGTTCCGTTGGCTCTAGCGCAATCCGTGATTTCAGAGGAGCTATGGTGGGCCGAGCAGATAAGGGGCTTTTCATTACTACCGGAACGTTCACCAGAGATGCAGCCAAAGAAGCTATCCGGGACGGAGCTTCACCTATTGATTTGATTGATGGGGATGATTTGGTTGATATGCTCAAGAAACTCCGGCTTGGTGTGAATGTTCGGATGGTTGAGGAAGTTGAAGTTGATAACCAATGGTTCGAGAAAATATAAGAAAGCATACATGCCTAAATCAACCATTCCTAAAAATCCTGACATAAATAGCGAAATCAACAACCACGCAGCACGCCTTCGTGACTTGGCAGACTTGGATTACATATCCGCTAGAACATTATACAGAAATCAGTGCTATCTAGAGTTCTACTGGTACGCTCAACAAAGCATAGAAAAATATCTTAAAGCTATCTTCATATTTTGCAGAAAGCCTAATAAGAAAAAGACTCATGATTTAGGCTTACTCCATTGTTCGGTGAAAAATATCACAATTTATGATATGTTTTTAGAATTTCCACCAATTATCGATGATCTAGTTTTGTATTTTGACCTACTTGGGAGTGTGGATTGTCGCTATAATGAGCTTAGAAGGTTTAGTGGGGAACTTGGAGCGGACATACAGTTCTTAGATGACAGCGTTATTTACATCAGAAGATATTGTCGAAATCTATACCCTCAACAAAACGATCTTGATGATGAAAAAAATGCGAAAGCACTAATGAGAAGGCTATCGTTGGAAAATTCCAATAAAGAACAGCTTCGTTTATCATTATATACAGGATTACTTGGCAATATCCTTCGAGCTCCGGGGAAAACGAAAGACAAACTGAAAGAGAATCTTGTTTGGGCGAACAGCTACCTTTTAAATGAACATCAACCTGCTGACACCATCATTCAACAAGCAATAATTGACCTAACTCCATCAATTCATGACAACCCCAAATTAATAAAAGCACTTAGAGATTTGATTTCAATTCCCAAAAACATAGATGAAAAGCAAAAAGGATTTACCTCTAGGCTAATCGCCATCAAGCGCAGGATAGACAAAAATCTAACTAGCGCAAAAGTAAGCAACTGAAGGTAAAAGAAGAATCTACAACTTATATGAAATTGGTATGGCGAACTCAATTCAATCACCAAATATATATTTAGATTTAGACTTAA
Proteins encoded in this window:
- a CDS encoding tyrosine-type recombinase/integrase, with the protein product MKVEPFTNLKDIRNVKRLLRTKPRDLLLWVMGINSGLRVQDLLSLRIEDLKDKKVGDRIAVREKKTNKENVIVINKEIASCFKFYMDKFEPDDNHFLFRSRKGINYPITTYRVTGLVKEWASSLNIQGNYGAHSLRKTFCYVQRVHYGTPWEVLCQRLRHSSPSITRRYLGIQNEEVEEILLNTI
- a CDS encoding tyrosine-type recombinase/integrase; its protein translation is MKKFSMNMVFSARPTLFSSLTKYLTHCKSQYSEKTYKEKTSHAKLAIKHFGKDRTLETITPSDAAAFFDKLFKKQSGYAVNKVRKNLNAFWKWASVFVEGFPQILNPIDAVPKKPEERKERYVPPKDDFEKVLKVVEGQDYVLLKTFYFTGARRGAIYGLKWSDILFDQQRIRLWTMKRKNGNKEYALVPLLSELKELLLDWKSRQPIRSEYVFVNYAPQSSTYGGPYVDRIRFMHKVCEKAGVTFFGYHSIRHLTATMLYHAGHPISVIQRILMHKNPNTTVRYLRDLGLDRAFDAIDGTI
- a CDS encoding restriction endonuclease yields the protein MNIPKYHEMLIPAVKVIADLGGSGTIQEIAEGVIKLLELPEEVTSHPHNPEKSSQTEVEYRLAWARTYLKKYGLIDNSERGVWAFTDKYQRGMKLDPEEIVQAVRGQGKNSKKKAMDDAPEALPDDMGWRETLHQTVLSLDPSAFERLTKRILREVGFVQVEVTGQSGDGGIDGKGIVKIQEVLSYHVVFQCKRYKGSVGSSAIRDFRGAMVGRADKGLFITTGTFTRDAAKEAIRDGASPIDLIDGDDLVDMLKKLRLGVNVRMVEEVEVDNQWFEKI
- a CDS encoding HEPN domain-containing protein, giving the protein MPKSTIPKNPDINSEINNHAARLRDLADLDYISARTLYRNQCYLEFYWYAQQSIEKYLKAIFIFCRKPNKKKTHDLGLLHCSVKNITIYDMFLEFPPIIDDLVLYFDLLGSVDCRYNELRRFSGELGADIQFLDDSVIYIRRYCRNLYPQQNDLDDEKNAKALMRRLSLENSNKEQLRLSLYTGLLGNILRAPGKTKDKLKENLVWANSYLLNEHQPADTIIQQAIIDLTPSIHDNPKLIKALRDLISIPKNIDEKQKGFTSRLIAIKRRIDKNLTSAKVSN